The following proteins come from a genomic window of Nostoc sp. TCL26-01:
- a CDS encoding inositol monophosphatase family protein, giving the protein MTNLKTFLDIATEAALAAGGVLQGYLGKLEDAVTEKGRPGDLVTAADKASEAVILEILQRHFPQHSILAEESGKLGNQDNEYLWAIDPLDGTTNYAHQYPAFCVSIGLLVAGVPQVGVIYDPFHNELFQAAASLGATRNRRPINVSDTSELSKSLLVTGFAYDRRETSDNNYAEFCHLTHLTQGVRRSGSAALDLAYVACGRVDGYWERGISPWDIVAGVILLQEAGGKVTAYDGTPLKIASGRILATNGYIHNNLSQALMQVPPLSAWE; this is encoded by the coding sequence ATGACTAACTTAAAAACTTTTCTCGATATTGCGACAGAAGCGGCGCTGGCTGCGGGTGGTGTTTTACAGGGTTATTTGGGGAAGTTGGAAGATGCTGTTACAGAAAAAGGCCGTCCAGGTGATTTAGTTACCGCAGCTGATAAGGCTTCAGAAGCGGTGATTTTAGAAATTTTACAGCGTCATTTTCCTCAACACTCTATTTTGGCAGAAGAATCGGGGAAACTAGGGAATCAAGATAATGAATATCTGTGGGCAATAGATCCCTTGGATGGAACGACCAACTATGCTCACCAATATCCTGCTTTTTGTGTGTCTATTGGGTTGTTAGTTGCTGGTGTACCACAAGTAGGGGTAATTTATGACCCTTTTCATAATGAGTTATTTCAGGCTGCTGCTAGTTTGGGTGCAACACGCAATCGTCGCCCCATAAATGTTTCTGATACATCTGAATTAAGCAAAAGCTTATTGGTGACAGGCTTTGCTTACGATCGCCGCGAAACATCAGATAATAATTATGCAGAATTTTGTCACCTGACTCATCTGACTCAAGGTGTTCGCCGTAGTGGTTCCGCCGCTTTGGATTTGGCTTATGTCGCTTGTGGGCGTGTTGATGGTTACTGGGAACGGGGGATATCACCGTGGGATATTGTGGCTGGGGTAATTTTGTTACAAGAAGCCGGAGGGAAAGTCACAGCTTACGATGGTACTCCTTTAAAAATTGCTTCTGGGAGAATTCTCGCAACTAATGGTTATATTCACAACAACCTTAGTCAAGCATTAATGCAAGTACCACCACTATCGGCTTGGGAATAA
- a CDS encoding ABC transporter permease, translating to MWRQWFNHNSEILFKNTEPESLTQEIWHKFRQNRQAMLGAVILIVIIFSVVLGPLVYTIPINKIDFAQSSLPPSWQHPFGTNDLGQDILARVLYGGRISIAVGVFSMLVAVTVGIFIGALAGFYGGWLDVVLMRVTDLCLALPRLPLLLLVIFLFRDAIKAIAGPEFGIFVLVVLVIGGLNWMSVARLVRAGFLTVREQEFVTAARALGASPKRLIWIHILPNVISPVLVAATLSVSTAIITESTLSFFGLGFPPDVPTWGRMLYDAQNFLEFAPHMVIFPGTAIFLTVLSINYIGDGLRDALDPRLS from the coding sequence ATGTGGAGACAATGGTTTAATCACAACTCAGAAATCCTTTTTAAAAATACAGAACCAGAAAGCCTCACTCAAGAAATTTGGCATAAATTTCGCCAAAATCGGCAGGCGATGTTGGGTGCTGTGATATTAATAGTGATAATTTTCAGTGTGGTATTGGGGCCATTAGTTTATACTATTCCCATCAATAAAATTGATTTTGCTCAGTCTTCTCTTCCTCCTAGTTGGCAACATCCTTTTGGGACTAATGATTTAGGGCAAGATATATTAGCGAGAGTTTTATATGGTGGCAGAATATCCATTGCTGTGGGTGTTTTTTCCATGTTGGTGGCGGTGACGGTGGGGATATTTATCGGCGCACTTGCAGGATTTTATGGTGGTTGGTTGGATGTGGTGTTGATGCGAGTGACTGATTTGTGCTTGGCTTTACCCCGTTTGCCGTTGTTATTGTTAGTGATATTTTTGTTTCGAGATGCGATTAAAGCGATCGCTGGCCCGGAATTCGGTATATTTGTCTTAGTCGTGCTAGTTATCGGTGGACTCAACTGGATGTCTGTTGCTAGGCTAGTCAGGGCTGGCTTTCTCACAGTACGCGAACAGGAATTTGTCACCGCAGCCCGCGCTCTTGGTGCTTCTCCTAAGCGGTTAATTTGGATTCATATTTTACCAAATGTCATCAGCCCTGTGTTGGTAGCGGCAACTCTTTCGGTGAGTACAGCTATTATTACTGAATCTACATTGAGTTTTTTTGGCTTGGGTTTCCCTCCTGATGTGCCAACCTGGGGACGGATGCTTTACGATGCACAGAATTTTTTAGAATTTGCCCCTCATATGGTAATTTTTCCCGGTACAGCAATATTTCTGACTGTTTTAAGTATTAATTATATAGGTGATGGCTTACGAGACGCTCTTGATCCAAGATTGTCGTAA
- a CDS encoding 4-hydroxy-3-methylbut-2-enyl diphosphate reductase, with product MDTKAFKRTLQHSENYNRKGFGHQAEVATQLQSEYQSSLIQEIRDRNYILKRGDVTIRLAQAFGFCWGVERAVAMAYETRQHFPTERIWITNEIIHNPSVNQRMEEMSVGFIPVEAGKKDFSVVGNNDVVILPAFGASVQEMQILSDKGCQIVDTTCPWVSKVWNTVEKHKKGDYTSIIHGKYKHEETVATSSFAGKYLIVLNLKEAQYVADYILHGGNREEFLQKFAKACSAGFDPDQDLERVGIANQTTMLKGETEQIGKLFEHTMLQKYGPVELNGHFQSFNTICDATQERQDAMLELVQQNLDLMIVIGGFNSSNTTQLQQIASERGLPSYHIDIVERIKSRNTIEHRQLNGELVTTDNWLPAGEIVVGITSGASTPDKVVEDIIEKIFTLKATVTAH from the coding sequence ATGGATACAAAAGCTTTTAAACGGACACTACAACATTCAGAAAATTACAACCGTAAAGGATTTGGTCATCAGGCAGAAGTGGCTACACAACTGCAATCAGAGTACCAAAGTAGCTTAATTCAGGAAATACGCGATCGCAATTACATCCTCAAACGAGGTGATGTCACAATTCGGTTAGCCCAAGCCTTTGGTTTTTGCTGGGGTGTGGAACGAGCTGTGGCGATGGCTTATGAAACTCGTCAACATTTTCCCACAGAACGTATTTGGATTACCAATGAGATTATCCATAATCCTTCTGTGAATCAACGCATGGAAGAAATGTCTGTAGGATTTATCCCTGTGGAAGCTGGGAAGAAAGACTTTTCTGTTGTGGGTAACAATGATGTGGTGATATTGCCTGCTTTTGGTGCTAGTGTGCAAGAAATGCAGATACTTAGCGATAAAGGCTGCCAAATTGTTGATACCACTTGTCCTTGGGTATCGAAGGTTTGGAACACCGTAGAAAAGCATAAAAAAGGTGATTACACCTCAATTATTCACGGTAAATACAAGCATGAAGAAACGGTTGCTACTAGTTCTTTTGCTGGGAAATATTTAATTGTTTTAAATTTAAAGGAAGCTCAATATGTTGCCGATTACATTCTACATGGAGGTAATCGAGAAGAGTTTCTACAAAAGTTTGCGAAAGCTTGTTCGGCGGGATTTGATCCTGACCAAGATTTAGAACGTGTGGGTATTGCTAACCAAACAACTATGCTCAAAGGTGAAACTGAGCAGATTGGGAAATTGTTTGAACATACCATGCTACAAAAGTATGGGCCTGTTGAATTAAATGGACATTTTCAAAGCTTCAACACCATCTGTGATGCCACTCAAGAACGTCAAGATGCGATGCTGGAATTAGTTCAGCAAAATTTAGATTTAATGATTGTAATTGGTGGTTTCAACTCATCAAATACTACCCAATTACAACAAATTGCCAGCGAACGTGGTTTACCTTCCTATCACATTGATATTGTCGAACGGATAAAATCAAGAAATACCATTGAACATCGACAATTAAATGGCGAATTGGTCACTACAGACAATTGGTTGCCAGCAGGTGAGATTGTTGTGGGAATTACTTCTGGGGCATCAACACCAGATAAAGTAGTGGAAGATATCATTGAGAAAATTTTTACCTTAAAAGCGACAGTAACAGCACATTAA
- a CDS encoding glycoside hydrolase family 10 protein, whose amino-acid sequence MNRLVKLFCFYLLFVQLVLYLAGFSIPSFSKYEQNSSLPTTTEIRGVWLTNVASGVLFIPWGINRAVNQLAALNFNTIYPVVWNRGNTFYKSATAKSFTGDDTQPLLNIMHGGEDVLAKLIKLAKPKNLNVIPWFEYGLMIPPDAVLAKRHPDWLTNNQAGMLSIREMLPEEIDGDQTNKLFWLNPFHPQVQEFILSLITEVVSNYDVDGIQLDDHFGMPVQFGYDIFTVKLYQKEHQGKSPPNNPFDAEWMSWRANKITDFMTKISQVVKNIKPNAKVSLSPNAQNFAYKYYLQDWASWVKKGLIDELILQVYRNNKSSFIYELEQPSVKFARTKIPVGIGISTGTLRSPVKIAQIREQVQAVRDRSFFGVSFFYWESLWGYITPESPQQRRKVFQQMFPTKAARPLSAMKEGVRE is encoded by the coding sequence ATGAATCGGTTGGTTAAACTTTTTTGCTTTTATTTGCTGTTTGTGCAATTAGTATTGTATCTAGCAGGATTTTCCATTCCCTCATTTTCTAAATATGAACAAAACAGTAGTTTACCAACTACAACAGAAATTCGTGGAGTTTGGCTAACAAATGTCGCTAGTGGTGTACTATTCATACCTTGGGGTATCAATCGTGCAGTTAACCAACTAGCAGCACTCAACTTTAATACAATTTATCCTGTGGTTTGGAATCGAGGCAATACATTCTATAAAAGTGCTACAGCTAAATCATTTACAGGTGATGACACTCAACCTTTACTCAATATTATGCACGGCGGAGAAGATGTTTTAGCTAAGTTAATTAAACTGGCTAAACCTAAAAATTTAAATGTTATTCCCTGGTTTGAGTATGGCTTGATGATACCACCTGATGCAGTTTTGGCAAAGCGTCATCCTGATTGGCTAACCAATAATCAAGCAGGGATGCTATCTATTAGAGAAATGTTACCAGAAGAAATTGATGGCGACCAAACAAATAAACTATTTTGGCTAAATCCTTTTCATCCCCAAGTCCAAGAGTTTATCTTATCACTAATTACAGAAGTTGTGAGCAATTATGATGTAGATGGAATCCAACTTGATGATCATTTTGGGATGCCAGTACAGTTTGGCTATGACATATTTACTGTAAAGCTTTATCAAAAAGAACATCAAGGAAAAAGTCCACCCAATAATCCCTTTGATGCCGAATGGATGAGTTGGCGTGCTAATAAAATTACTGATTTCATGACTAAAATATCTCAAGTCGTGAAAAATATTAAACCAAATGCTAAAGTTTCTCTATCCCCTAATGCTCAGAATTTTGCCTACAAATACTATTTACAAGATTGGGCAAGTTGGGTAAAAAAAGGTTTGATAGATGAATTAATTTTGCAAGTGTACCGCAACAACAAAAGCAGTTTTATTTACGAATTAGAACAACCATCTGTCAAATTTGCCCGGACTAAAATTCCCGTAGGTATCGGTATCTCTACAGGGACTTTACGCAGCCCTGTGAAAATTGCTCAAATTAGAGAACAGGTACAAGCTGTGCGCGATCGCTCTTTTTTTGGTGTATCTTTTTTCTATTGGGAAAGTCTCTGGGGTTACATCACACCAGAATCACCCCAGCAACGACGTAAAGTATTTCAACAAATGTTTCCCACTAAAGCCGCTAGGCCTTTATCAGCTATGAAGGAAGGAGTGAGAGAGTGA
- a CDS encoding thermonuclease family protein, protein MKINSFGMRYWGLVIGDWVWGLRTIALSVISCISFPLWLRKIALLACLLLLVACQAKNPNANNQAQVQVARVVSGQTLEVVGMAERPNLISQVRLIGVDAPDLRQRPWGDQAKEFLEQSIGDLDKPVVLEFDLQTKDKIDRTLAYVWKDGELLNEQVVKQGYALFVERSPNHKYDQRLERAQQWARIMGQGIWNPEKPMRQTPAEFRRLNR, encoded by the coding sequence ATGAAGATTAATAGTTTTGGTATGAGGTATTGGGGATTGGTGATTGGGGATTGGGTATGGGGATTAAGAACGATTGCCTTGTCTGTTATTTCCTGCATCTCTTTCCCCCTTTGGCTAAGGAAAATCGCCTTACTAGCTTGCTTACTACTGCTGGTAGCGTGTCAAGCCAAAAATCCTAATGCGAATAATCAGGCACAAGTGCAGGTAGCGCGGGTGGTGAGTGGGCAAACTTTGGAAGTTGTAGGTATGGCTGAACGACCAAATTTGATTTCCCAAGTGCGGTTAATTGGCGTTGATGCGCCTGATTTACGCCAGCGTCCTTGGGGGGATCAGGCTAAGGAATTTTTGGAACAATCTATTGGCGATTTAGATAAACCGGTAGTTTTGGAGTTTGATTTGCAGACAAAAGACAAAATAGATCGAACCTTGGCTTATGTGTGGAAAGATGGTGAATTATTGAATGAACAAGTGGTGAAACAAGGGTATGCTTTGTTTGTAGAGCGATCGCCTAACCACAAATACGATCAACGTCTAGAACGCGCTCAACAATGGGCAAGAATCATGGGACAAGGTATCTGGAACCCAGAAAAACCCATGCGCCAAACTCCGGCTGAGTTTCGCAGACTAAATCGGTAA
- a CDS encoding J domain-containing protein — protein sequence MSLRIDRGLFKYDFIDHHAILCVSVDADVKEIRKRYLKIARHLHPDSSAIKTDNEKKLASELLSKLVNPAYETLSGERTRNEYIIVLSQIGKRLVQEAASIELVTDLGKQLASAPNVDLLYKSAIAKIAETQYESLQQSIHVIAQVSELNLVYLMRNAGKAFATSAAKPPVNSSTPKSDTAAAPPPEPPKEDSSIEQYLRRAQSLIEKNQFAPAEVELKDALKIAPKSSRCHSLLAFVYLRQNQLKMAKIHFDNALKLDPKDETALAWKPKIDKALGKQSSSPNVNSPPGTGNKQPDKSGGGLFGGLFGGKKK from the coding sequence ATGTCTTTAAGAATAGATCGTGGACTATTTAAATATGATTTCATAGACCATCACGCAATCTTGTGTGTATCAGTGGATGCGGATGTGAAAGAAATTCGCAAACGATATCTGAAAATTGCTCGCCACTTGCATCCCGATAGCAGTGCTATTAAAACGGATAACGAAAAAAAACTAGCTAGCGAATTATTATCCAAGTTGGTTAACCCAGCCTATGAAACCTTATCTGGAGAACGTACTCGCAATGAGTACATCATAGTTTTGTCTCAAATAGGTAAGCGTCTAGTACAAGAAGCAGCTTCCATAGAATTAGTGACTGACTTAGGCAAGCAGCTAGCATCAGCACCGAATGTTGATCTTTTATATAAAAGTGCGATCGCCAAAATTGCCGAAACTCAATATGAATCTTTACAACAGTCAATTCACGTCATTGCTCAAGTAAGTGAGTTGAATTTAGTCTACCTGATGCGGAATGCAGGTAAAGCGTTTGCTACATCAGCAGCTAAACCCCCAGTCAACTCCAGTACACCAAAATCCGATACAGCCGCCGCGCCACCACCAGAACCACCAAAAGAAGACTCATCTATTGAACAGTATTTACGTCGCGCGCAAAGTTTGATTGAGAAAAACCAATTTGCTCCAGCCGAGGTAGAGTTAAAAGATGCCCTGAAGATAGCGCCTAAAAGCAGCCGTTGTCACAGTTTGCTGGCATTTGTTTATTTGCGGCAAAATCAACTCAAAATGGCAAAAATTCATTTTGATAATGCGTTAAAATTAGACCCCAAAGATGAAACAGCATTGGCATGGAAACCTAAAATAGATAAGGCTTTAGGTAAACAATCTAGTAGTCCTAATGTCAATTCACCTCCTGGTACTGGTAATAAACAACCAGACAAATCTGGAGGCGGTTTATTTGGTGGTTTGTTTGGTGGGAAGAAAAAATAA
- a CDS encoding Uma2 family endonuclease: protein MSAVGDRSPTLQKYISRDMVLDIRLLTVQDYHRMAEARIFHPGERVELIAGQIIQMSAKGTAHESAITRADRLLRERLGDKVLLRLQSPIQLNDYSEPELDIAVVMPNLLDYDDHHPTPSEVFLIIEVADTSYRYDREVKAPMYAIAGIIDYLVLDVTQRKLHVYRLPTSAGYQSEMILSEELTISPLAFPECVITVGEMLRPKG, encoded by the coding sequence ATGTCTGCTGTAGGCGATCGCTCTCCCACTCTACAAAAATACATCAGCCGTGATATGGTTTTAGATATTCGCCTGTTAACAGTGCAAGATTATCACCGCATGGCGGAAGCGCGGATTTTTCACCCAGGTGAAAGGGTGGAATTAATTGCAGGGCAAATAATCCAAATGTCAGCTAAAGGAACAGCACATGAATCGGCTATTACTCGTGCTGATAGGTTATTACGAGAGCGTTTAGGTGACAAGGTTTTATTGCGGTTGCAGTCTCCCATCCAACTGAATGATTATTCTGAACCAGAACTAGATATAGCTGTAGTCATGCCCAACCTGCTAGATTATGATGACCATCATCCCACGCCATCAGAGGTATTCTTAATTATTGAGGTAGCCGACACTAGCTATAGATATGATCGAGAAGTGAAAGCACCAATGTATGCGATCGCAGGTATTATCGATTATTTGGTGTTAGATGTAACTCAAAGAAAGCTTCATGTTTATCGCTTACCAACGTCAGCAGGCTATCAAAGTGAAATGATTCTCTCAGAAGAATTGACCATTTCACCTCTGGCTTTTCCTGAATGTGTCATAACTGTAGGCGAAATGTTACGTCCTAAAGGTTAG
- a CDS encoding ABC transporter permease encodes MSKYLINRLLVAIPTLIAISIVIFTILALAPGDPMGEFALNPSITAEVRENIRRSLGLDQPIHIRYIKWVIAFVRGDMGYSFTSRSPVIDLILQRLPTTLWVVGLAYLLGALLAIPLGVISALKRHTVIDHVLTTLVFVGFSLPTFFTGLLFIIIFSIQLKWLPFIYNSTLQITDWQSFIAQIKQSIMPIAVLALWQVAMLMRFVRSEILENVHQDYVRTAYAKGLPQFLVIIRHVLRNALIPVVTLVALDIPSVFTGALVTEKVFRVPGIGALLIDSIYKNDTPVVMAITFIYAILIVIFNLVADILYGLLDPRVKYTQ; translated from the coding sequence ATGAGTAAGTATTTAATTAATCGTCTGTTGGTGGCGATACCGACACTGATTGCTATTAGTATTGTGATCTTTACGATTCTAGCATTAGCCCCTGGTGATCCGATGGGTGAATTTGCCCTCAATCCTTCAATTACGGCAGAGGTGAGGGAGAATATTAGAAGGTCTTTAGGATTGGATCAACCAATACATATTCGTTATATCAAGTGGGTGATAGCTTTTGTTCGAGGAGACATGGGCTATTCTTTTACTAGTCGTAGTCCTGTTATTGATTTGATTTTACAACGTTTACCGACAACTTTGTGGGTGGTGGGTTTGGCTTATCTACTAGGTGCGTTGTTAGCAATTCCTTTAGGCGTGATTTCTGCTTTAAAGCGGCATACAGTGATTGATCATGTTTTGACTACTCTAGTATTTGTTGGGTTTTCTTTGCCAACTTTCTTCACGGGTTTATTATTTATTATTATTTTTAGTATTCAATTAAAATGGTTGCCTTTTATCTATAATAGTACCTTACAAATCACGGATTGGCAGAGCTTTATTGCTCAAATTAAACAGTCTATTATGCCAATTGCGGTGTTGGCACTTTGGCAGGTAGCGATGCTGATGCGGTTTGTGCGATCGGAAATTTTAGAAAATGTTCATCAAGATTATGTGCGTACTGCTTATGCTAAGGGATTGCCTCAATTTTTAGTGATTATCCGTCATGTTTTACGCAATGCTTTAATTCCTGTAGTGACATTAGTCGCCTTGGATATTCCTAGTGTGTTTACTGGTGCTTTGGTGACAGAAAAAGTTTTTCGTGTACCGGGAATTGGGGCTTTATTAATCGACTCTATCTATAAAAATGATACGCCTGTAGTTATGGCAATTACTTTTATTTATGCAATTTTGATTGTAATTTTCAATCTAGTTGCTGATATTCTTTATGGCTTGTTAGATCCTCGCGTTAAGTATACACAATGA
- a CDS encoding 2Fe-2S iron-sulfur cluster-binding protein, with product MSDIHTITVRDRSTGKEYTLQVPEDRYILHTAEHQGVDLPFSCRNGACTTCAVRVISGDIYQPEAVGLSLELRRQGYALLCVSYARSDLEVETQDEDEVYELQFGRYFAKGRVKAGLPLDED from the coding sequence ATGTCCGATATACACACGATTACAGTACGCGATCGCTCCACTGGCAAAGAGTACACTCTACAAGTACCAGAAGACCGATATATCCTACACACCGCCGAACATCAAGGAGTAGATTTGCCCTTTTCCTGTCGCAATGGGGCTTGTACCACTTGCGCTGTCAGGGTAATATCGGGAGATATTTATCAACCAGAGGCAGTAGGATTATCCCTAGAATTGCGTCGTCAAGGTTATGCTTTGTTATGCGTTAGTTATGCCCGTTCTGACTTGGAAGTAGAAACACAAGACGAAGACGAAGTTTACGAACTCCAGTTTGGGCGCTATTTTGCTAAAGGAAGAGTGAAAGCTGGTTTGCCTTTAGATGAAGATTAA
- a CDS encoding nucleoside phosphorylase — protein sequence MTNQRFYHIGFGQNDLGVSPPVLALLSGDPERARLIADSYLQNVQLLSENRGLNSYLGYLPNGCPVLSATSGMGAPSLSIVVNELMQVGIRQIIRIGTCGSIQPHIPVGSIVISNAALCRQGAANDIAPVEYPAAADPFLTVALVKAARELAVDYYLGITASVDTFYEGQERTDSANPNLMRSLQGITAEYRRLNILNYEMECGTLFKMAGVYGFAAAAVCGVVAQRTVTEEIIVSQTDVAVKNAIATAVYAAGLQALA from the coding sequence ATGACTAATCAACGCTTTTATCATATTGGCTTTGGGCAGAATGATTTGGGTGTATCACCTCCTGTATTAGCATTATTGTCTGGTGATCCTGAACGGGCGCGTTTAATTGCTGATAGTTATTTGCAGAATGTCCAGTTGTTATCGGAAAATCGGGGACTTAACAGCTATTTGGGATACTTACCTAATGGATGTCCTGTTTTATCTGCTACTAGTGGTATGGGTGCGCCTTCTTTGAGTATTGTGGTGAATGAGTTGATGCAAGTGGGGATTAGGCAAATTATTCGCATTGGCACTTGTGGTTCCATTCAACCGCACATTCCCGTCGGTAGTATTGTGATTAGTAATGCAGCGTTGTGTCGTCAAGGTGCAGCTAACGATATTGCGCCTGTAGAGTATCCGGCGGCGGCTGATCCTTTTCTCACTGTAGCTTTGGTGAAAGCAGCGCGAGAATTAGCGGTGGATTATTATCTGGGGATTACCGCATCAGTAGATACTTTTTATGAGGGACAAGAACGTACAGATTCTGCTAACCCAAATTTAATGCGATCGCTCCAAGGAATTACGGCAGAATATAGACGGTTAAATATCCTCAACTATGAAATGGAGTGCGGTACGCTATTTAAAATGGCTGGAGTTTACGGATTTGCGGCGGCTGCGGTTTGTGGTGTAGTTGCACAACGCACCGTTACAGAGGAAATTATTGTCTCTCAAACAGATGTGGCTGTAAAAAATGCGATCGCTACGGCTGTATATGCAGCAGGATTACAGGCTTTAGCTTAG
- a CDS encoding TIGR02281 family clan AA aspartic protease, whose product MVNNSGRTIALRKLCGDKTISPQRSNKVFRVPIKRRLGRTPVIEVTFNEKKTFEMILDTGANNSLIPLEVAMALQLKPTGFLQAQIADGSQVQFPISKIKSMTAGGAIAKNIEVAIAPKAAIGLLGHDFFGNYDIKILEKEVEFYLR is encoded by the coding sequence ATGGTCAATAACTCCGGTAGAACCATCGCCTTGAGAAAACTGTGTGGTGATAAAACAATATCGCCACAGAGAAGCAATAAAGTTTTTCGAGTTCCCATCAAACGCCGCCTTGGCAGAACTCCAGTAATTGAAGTGACTTTCAACGAGAAAAAAACCTTTGAAATGATTTTGGATACAGGCGCAAATAATAGCCTAATTCCCCTAGAAGTTGCAATGGCATTACAACTCAAGCCTACAGGTTTTCTGCAAGCACAAATTGCCGATGGTAGCCAAGTACAGTTTCCCATTAGTAAGATTAAATCCATGACAGCAGGTGGAGCCATAGCCAAAAATATCGAAGTAGCAATTGCTCCCAAAGCCGCCATTGGATTACTAGGACATGACTTTTTCGGTAACTACGACATCAAGATTTTAGAAAAAGAAGTGGAATTTTATCTGCGGTAA
- a CDS encoding EVE domain-containing protein has protein sequence MNYWLMKSEPSVYGISNLQQDNQAIWDGVRNYQARNFLRQMQPGDLAFFYHSNSNPPGIFGLMRVVETGIADPTQFDAKSDYYDPKSTLDSPRWQTVVVEFVKAFSEPISLTTLKEKFTSEELMVVRQGNRLSVMPVTEAVAQKILGMRAIYF, from the coding sequence ATGAATTATTGGTTAATGAAATCAGAACCATCAGTCTATGGCATTAGTAATTTACAGCAAGACAATCAAGCTATCTGGGATGGTGTTCGCAATTATCAAGCGCGTAACTTTTTACGGCAAATGCAACCGGGAGATTTAGCTTTTTTTTATCACTCTAATAGTAATCCTCCTGGGATTTTTGGGTTAATGCGTGTAGTGGAAACAGGTATTGCTGATCCTACTCAGTTTGATGCTAAGAGTGATTATTATGATCCAAAATCAACGCTTGATTCTCCCCGTTGGCAAACAGTGGTTGTAGAATTTGTCAAGGCTTTTTCTGAACCTATTTCATTAACAACACTGAAAGAAAAGTTTACGTCTGAGGAGTTGATGGTGGTGAGACAAGGGAATAGATTATCTGTAATGCCTGTGACGGAAGCAGTAGCGCAGAAGATTTTAGGGATGAGGGCTATTTATTTTTAA